A genomic segment from Nicotiana sylvestris chromosome 1, ASM39365v2, whole genome shotgun sequence encodes:
- the LOC104247452 gene encoding pentatricopeptide repeat-containing protein At1g09820 isoform X2: MLKGVVNEGKFEVTELLYKEMIRRRIEVDMYTFNIVINGLCKAGKLNKAKDVMEDMKVRGIIPNVVTYNTLIDGYCKRGGDGKMYKADAFLREMVEQGVSPNERTYNTLIDGFCKDDNVGAAMKLFKEMRFQGMRPDIVTFNSLINGLFGDGKVDEALGLRAEMLRLGLEPNIRTYNVLINGFSKMKMFREAKELFDDVMKQGLDFNVLTFNTVIDAHCKASKMEEAVALRELMSNKLICPNISTYNCLLGGYYREGNIEAAKKLLEEMEEKSVRADVVTYNIRIDAMCKRGESRRSVRLLDEMSEKGLIPSHVTYNTLMAGYCQEGNPKVAVTIRKRMEKEGKQPNVVTYNVLIKGFCQKDKLGEANAFLNEMLEKGLVPNRTTYDIIREEMIEKGFVPDIDGHLYNDVVNC, from the coding sequence ATGCTTAAAGGGGTGGTGAATGAGGGGAAATTTGAGGTAACAGAGCTTTTGTATAAGGAGATGATTAGGAGGAGAATTGAGGTTGACATGTACACATTTAATATTGTGATTAATGGGTTGTGTAAGGCGGGGAAGTTGAATAAGGCTAAGGATGTGATGGAAGATATGAAGGTTCGGGGGATTATTCCGAATGTGGTTACTTACAATACATTGATTGATGGGTATTGCAAGAGAGGTGGGGATGGGAAGATGTATAAAGCTGATGCATTTTTGAGAGAAATGGTGGAGCAGGGGGTGAGTCCAAATGAGAGAACTTATAATACTCTTATTGATGGGTTTTGTAAGGATGACAATGTTGGGGCAGCTATGAAGCTCTTTAAAGAAATGCGGTTTCAAGGGATGAGACCGGACATTGTAACGTTTAACTCGTTAATTAATGGGCTCTTTGGTGATGGGAAAGTTGATGAGGCTCTTGGTTTACGTGCAGAAATGTTACGTTTGGGGTTGGAGCCTAATATTCGGACTTATAATGTACTGATAAATGGGTTTTCAAAAATGAAGATGTTCAGAGAGGCTAAAGAGTtgtttgatgatgttatgaagcAAGGGTTAGATTTTAATGTACTTACTTTTAATACAGTTATTGATGCTCATTGTAAGGCTAGCAAAATGGAAGAAGCAGTCGCACTACGTGAGTTGATGTCGAACAAACTGATTTGTCCTAACATTTCGACATATAATTGCTTATTGGGTGGTTATTATCGAGAGGGAAATATTGAAGCAGCAAAAAAGCTACTGGAGGAAATGGAGGAGAAGAGTGTGAGGGCTGATGTAGTAACTTACAATATTCGAATAGATGCAATGTGCAAAAGGGGAGAATCAAGAAGGTCAGTTAGACTTCTGGATGAGATGTCTGAGAAAGGGCTGATCCCAAGTCATGTGACTTACAACACTTTGATGGCTGGCTATTGCCAAGAAGGAAACCCCAAGGTAGCTGTTACTATTAGGAAAAGAATGGAGAAGGAAGGAAAACAACCGAATGTTGTTACTTACAACGTCTTGATTAAAGGTTTCTGTCAAAAAGATAAGTTGGGAGAAGCAAATGCTTTTTTGAATGAGATGTTGGAAAAAGGATTGGTACCCAATAGAACTACCTATGACATTATCAGAGAAGAAATGATAGAGAAGGGATTTGTCCCTGACATAGATGGACACCTCTACAATGATGTTGTCAATTGTTAA
- the LOC104247452 gene encoding pentatricopeptide repeat-containing protein At1g09820 isoform X1: MSVSYLRRCLHTRIPLRCLFTESSVNSEPTSSSTSTPNLVSNPLFKSRVSELISKQHWSQLKDLIKPISPTYFLQQLFDSGFDSTSILPFFKWSQHGYQVYHPLDHLFKLLILLVNDKRYPKVRSLLHDFVKYGKTHTVSSVFHTLLTCSDNVCANSIIVDMLVLAYVNNAKLDLALEAFNRAGDYEFKLSVLSCKPMLKGVVNEGKFEVTELLYKEMIRRRIEVDMYTFNIVINGLCKAGKLNKAKDVMEDMKVRGIIPNVVTYNTLIDGYCKRGGDGKMYKADAFLREMVEQGVSPNERTYNTLIDGFCKDDNVGAAMKLFKEMRFQGMRPDIVTFNSLINGLFGDGKVDEALGLRAEMLRLGLEPNIRTYNVLINGFSKMKMFREAKELFDDVMKQGLDFNVLTFNTVIDAHCKASKMEEAVALRELMSNKLICPNISTYNCLLGGYYREGNIEAAKKLLEEMEEKSVRADVVTYNIRIDAMCKRGESRRSVRLLDEMSEKGLIPSHVTYNTLMAGYCQEGNPKVAVTIRKRMEKEGKQPNVVTYNVLIKGFCQKDKLGEANAFLNEMLEKGLVPNRTTYDIIREEMIEKGFVPDIDGHLYNDVVNC, from the coding sequence ATGTCGGTATCATACCTTCGGCGTTGTCTACACACCCGAATACCCCTTCGGTGCCTTTTCACAGAATCTTCAGTTAATTCAGAGCCAACCTCATCCTCAACTTCAACACCCAATTTGGTTTCAAACCCACTTTTCAAATCTAGAGTTTCAGAACTGATTTCAAAGCAGCACTGGTCTCAACTGAAGGACCTAATTAAACCCATTAGCCCAACTTATTTTCTCCAACAACTTTTTGATTCTGGTTTTGATTCTACCTCCATTTTGCCTTTCTTTAAATGGTCTCAACATGGTTATCAGGTTTACCACCCTCTTGACCATTTATTCAAACTGCTTATTTTGTTAGTCAATGATAAAAGATACCCAAAGGTTCGAtctttattgcatgattttgttaagTATGGGAAAACCCATACGGTTTCTTCTGTTTTTCATACACTCTTGACTTGTAGTGATAATGTTTGTGCTAATTCTATTATTGTTGACATGTTGGTATTAGCTTATGTTAATAATGCTAAGCTGGATTTAGCTCTGGAGGCTTTCAATAGAGCTGGAGATTATGAATTTAAGTTATCTGTATTGTCGTGTAAACCGATGCTTAAAGGGGTGGTGAATGAGGGGAAATTTGAGGTAACAGAGCTTTTGTATAAGGAGATGATTAGGAGGAGAATTGAGGTTGACATGTACACATTTAATATTGTGATTAATGGGTTGTGTAAGGCGGGGAAGTTGAATAAGGCTAAGGATGTGATGGAAGATATGAAGGTTCGGGGGATTATTCCGAATGTGGTTACTTACAATACATTGATTGATGGGTATTGCAAGAGAGGTGGGGATGGGAAGATGTATAAAGCTGATGCATTTTTGAGAGAAATGGTGGAGCAGGGGGTGAGTCCAAATGAGAGAACTTATAATACTCTTATTGATGGGTTTTGTAAGGATGACAATGTTGGGGCAGCTATGAAGCTCTTTAAAGAAATGCGGTTTCAAGGGATGAGACCGGACATTGTAACGTTTAACTCGTTAATTAATGGGCTCTTTGGTGATGGGAAAGTTGATGAGGCTCTTGGTTTACGTGCAGAAATGTTACGTTTGGGGTTGGAGCCTAATATTCGGACTTATAATGTACTGATAAATGGGTTTTCAAAAATGAAGATGTTCAGAGAGGCTAAAGAGTtgtttgatgatgttatgaagcAAGGGTTAGATTTTAATGTACTTACTTTTAATACAGTTATTGATGCTCATTGTAAGGCTAGCAAAATGGAAGAAGCAGTCGCACTACGTGAGTTGATGTCGAACAAACTGATTTGTCCTAACATTTCGACATATAATTGCTTATTGGGTGGTTATTATCGAGAGGGAAATATTGAAGCAGCAAAAAAGCTACTGGAGGAAATGGAGGAGAAGAGTGTGAGGGCTGATGTAGTAACTTACAATATTCGAATAGATGCAATGTGCAAAAGGGGAGAATCAAGAAGGTCAGTTAGACTTCTGGATGAGATGTCTGAGAAAGGGCTGATCCCAAGTCATGTGACTTACAACACTTTGATGGCTGGCTATTGCCAAGAAGGAAACCCCAAGGTAGCTGTTACTATTAGGAAAAGAATGGAGAAGGAAGGAAAACAACCGAATGTTGTTACTTACAACGTCTTGATTAAAGGTTTCTGTCAAAAAGATAAGTTGGGAGAAGCAAATGCTTTTTTGAATGAGATGTTGGAAAAAGGATTGGTACCCAATAGAACTACCTATGACATTATCAGAGAAGAAATGATAGAGAAGGGATTTGTCCCTGACATAGATGGACACCTCTACAATGATGTTGTCAATTGTTAA